From the Nerophis ophidion isolate RoL-2023_Sa linkage group LG18, RoL_Noph_v1.0, whole genome shotgun sequence genome, one window contains:
- the LOC133537608 gene encoding clathrin heavy chain 1-like isoform X2 — MSQILPIRFQEHLQLQNLGINPANIGFSTLTMESDKFICIREKVGEQAQVVIIDMADPNNPIRRPISADSAIMNPASKVIALKAAKTLQIFNIEMKSKMKAHTMTDDVTFWKWISLNTVALVTDNAVYHWSMEGDSQPIKVFDRHSSLAGCQIINYRTDAKQKWLLLIGISAQQNRVVGAMQLYSVDRKVSQPIEGHAAGFAQFKMEDNTEESTLFCFAVRGQAGGKLHIIEVGTPPTGNQPFPKKAVDVFFPPEAQNDFPVAMQISSKQDVVFLITKYGYIHLYDLETGTCIYMNRISGETIFVTAPHEPTAGIIGVNRKGQVLSVCVEEENIIPYITNVLQNPDLALRMAVRNNLAGAEELFARKFNTLFAAGNYSDAAKVAANAPKGILRTPDTIRRFQSVPAQPGQRSPLLQYFGILLDQGQLNKFESLELCRPVLQQGRKQLLEKWLKEDKLECSEELGDLVKSVDPTLALSVYLRANVPNKVIQCFAETGQFQKIVLYAKKVGYTPDWIFLLRNVMRISPEQGLQFSQMLVQDEEPLADITQIVDVFMEYNLIQQCTSFLLDALKNNRPMEGPLQTRLLEMNLVHAPQVADAILGNQMFTHYDRAHVAQLCEKAGLLQRALEHYTDLYDIKRAVVHTHLLNPEWLVNFFGSLSVEDSLECLRAMLSANIRQNLQICVQVASKYHEQLTTQSLTELFESFKSFEGLFYFLGSIVNFSQDPEVHFKYIQAACKTGQIKEVERICRESNCYDPDRVKNFLKEAKLTDQLPLIIVCDRFDFVHDLVLYLYRNSLQKYIEIYVQKVNPSRLPVVIGGLLDVDCAEDVIKNLILVVRGQFSTDELVAEVEKRNRLKLLLPWLEARIHEGCEEPATHNALAKIYIDSNNNPERFLRENPFYDSRVVGKYCEKRDPHLACVAYERGQCDQELINVCNENSLFKSLSRYLVRRKNPELWASVLLETNNYRRPLIDQVVQTALTETQDPEEVSVTVKAFMTADLPNELIELLEKIVLDNSVFSEHRNLQNLLILTAIKADRTRVMEYINRLDNYDAPDIANIAISNELFEEAFAIFRKFDVNTSAVQVLIEHIGNLDRAYEFAERCNEPPVWSQLAKAQLQKGLVKEAIDSYIKADDPSAYMEVGQAAAQSGNWEDLVKFLQMARKKARESYVETELIFALAKTNRLAELEEFINGPNNAHIQQVGDRCYDDKMYDAAKLLYNNVSNFGRLASTLVHLGEYQAAVDGARKANSTRTWKEVCFACVEGKEFRLAQMCGLHIVVHADELEELINYYQDRGYFEELITMLEAALGLERAHMGMFTELAILYSKFKPQKMREHLELFWSRVNIPKVLRAAEQAHLWAELVFLYDKYEEYDNAIITMMNHPANAWKEGQFKDIVTKVANVELYYKATQFYLEFKPLLLNDLLIVLSPRLDHTRAVNFFSKMKHLPLVKPYLRSVQNHNNKSVNEALNNLFIVEEDYVALRTSIDAYDNFDNISLAQGLEKHELIEFRRIAAYLFKGNNRWKQSVELCKKDKLYKDAMQYASESKDIELAEELLAWFLEEDKKECFAACLFTCYDLLRPDVVLETAWRHNIMDFSMPYFIQVMREYLSKVDKLEASESLRKQEEQATESQPIVYGTPQLMLTAGSNVAVPPQQAYGYGYTAAPGYVQPAPPQTNFGYGM, encoded by the exons ATGTCCCAAATCCTGCCCATCCGCTTCCAGGAGCACCTACAG ctCCAGAACCTGGGCATCAACCCAGCCAACATTGGATTCAGTACTCTGACCATGGAGTCTGACAAGTTCATTTGCATAAGAGAGAAGGTTGGGGAGCAGGCCCAGGTTGTCATTATTGACATGGCCGACCCCAACAACCCCATCCGCAGGCCAATCTCTGCAGACAGTGCTATCATGAACCCTGCCAGCAAAGTCATAGCCCTTAAAG CGGCCAAGACCCTGCAAATCTTCAACATTGAGATGAAGAGCAAGATGAAGGCTCACACAATGACGGACGACGTGACCTTTTGGAAATGGATCTCCCTCAATACCGTTGCCCTGGTCACAGATAATGCCGTCTACCACTGGAGCATGGAAGGCGACTCCCAGCCGATCAAAGTCTTTGACCGACACTCTAGCCTAGCGGGCTGTCAGATCATCAATTACCGCACCGACGCCAAGCAGAAGTGGTTGCTCCTGATTGGCATTTCAGCACAG CAAAACCGTGTTGTTGGAGCAATGCAGTTGTACTCGGTGGACAGGAAGGTTTCCCAGCCCATCGAGGGTCACGCTGCAGGCTTTGCACAATTCAAGATGGAGGACAACACAGAGGAGTCCACTCTGTTCTGCTTTGCCGTGCGAGGACAGGCAGGCGGAAAA CTGCATATAATTGAAGTCGGCACTCCACCAACTGGGAACCAGCCGTTTCCAAAGAAAGCCGTAGATGTCTTTTTCCCTCCAGAAGCCCAGAATGACTTCCCTGTTGCCATGCAG ATCAGCTCCAAGCAGGATGTGGTATTTCTCATCACCAAATATGGCTACATCCACCTATATGACTTGGAAACCGGCACATGCATCTACATGAACAGGATCAGTGGGGAGACCATTTTTGTCACTGCACCCCATGAGCCAACTGCCGGCATTATTGGCGTCAACAGGAAAGGACAG GTGTTATCAGTGTGTGTGGAGGAGGAGAACATTATTCCCTACATCACCAATGTGCTCCAGAACCCTGATTTGGCTCTTCGCATGGCTGTCCGCAATAACCTTGCCGGTGCCGAAGAGCTGTTTGCCCGGAAGTTTAACACCCTTTTTGCTGCAGGGAACTACTCAGATGCTGCCAAAGTAGCAGCCAATGCACCTAAG GGTATATTGCGAACACCAGACACCATTCGCCGCTTCCAGAGCGTTCCTGCTCAACCAGGCCAGCGGTCACCATTGCTTCAGTACTTTGGTATCCTGCTGGATCAAGGACAGCTAAATAAGTTTGAATCTCTGGAGCTGTGCAGGCCGGTCCTGCAGCAGGGCCGCAAACAGCTGCTAGAAAAATGGCTGAAAGAGGACAAG CTGGAGTGCTCAGAGGAGCTTGGAGACCTGGTGAAGTCAGTCGATCCCACACTAGCCCTTAGTGTCTACCTGAGAGCCAATGTCCCCAACAAAGTCATTCAGTGCTTTGCAGAGACTGGCCAGTTCCAGAAAATTGTACTTTATGCCAAGAAG GTTGGCTACACTCCAGACTGGATCTTCTTGTTAAGAAATGTCATGCGGATCAGCCCCGAACAAGGTCTTCAGTTCTCCCAGATGCTGGTGCAGGATGAAGAGCCTCTTGCTGACATCACACAG attgTTGATGTCTTCATGGAGTACAACCTGATCCAGCAATGCACATCCTTCCTACTAGATGCTTTGAAGAACAACAGACCAATGGAAGGACCACTACAGACACGCCTGCTGGAAATGAATTTGGTTCATGCACCGCAG GTTGCAGACGCCATTCTGGGCAACCAGATGTTTACTCATTACGACCGTGCGCATGTGGCACAGCTGTGTGAGAAGGCTGGTCTCCTGCAGAGGGCGCTAGAGCATTACACTGATCTCTATGACATCAAGCGAGCTGTGGTCCACACCCACCTTCTCAACCCAGAG TGGTTAGTTAATTTCTTTGGATCCTTGTCGGTAGAGGACTCGTTGGAGTGTCTTCGGGCGATGTTGTCAGCTAACATCCGCCAGAACCTGCAAATTTGTGTTCAGGTTGCTTCTAAGTACCATGAGCAGCTCACCACTCAGTCCCTCACAGAACTCTTTGAGTCGTTCAAGAGCTTTGAAG gtttattttactttttgggTTCCATTGTAAACTTTAGCCAGGACCCAGAGGTTCACTTTAAATACATTCAGGCTGCCTGCAAGACGGGACAAATTAAAGAGGTGGAAAGAATCTGCAGAGAAAGTAACTGCTACGACCCTGATCGTGTGAAGAATTTCCTCAAG GAAGCCAAATTGACTGATCAGTTGCCGTTGATCATCGTGTGTGACCGCTTTGATTTCGTCCATGATCTGGTCCTGTACTTATATCGCAACAGTCTGCAGAAATACATTGAGATCTATGTGCAGAAG GTAAATCCAAGTCGTCTGCCGGTGGTTATAGGAGGTTTGCTGGATGTGGATTGTGCAGAGGATGTTATCAAAAACCTGATCCTGGTTGTAAGAGGACAGTTCTCCACAGACGAGCTAGTTGCTGAAGTGGAGAAAAGAAATCG ACTGAAGCTTCTGCTTCCTTGGCTGGAGGCTCGTATTCATGAAGGCTGTGAAGAGCCCGCCACACATAATGCTCTGGCCAAGATCTACATAGACAGCAACAACAACCCTGAGCGCTTCTTGAGGGAGAATCCCTTTTATGACAGCCGTGTGGTGGGCAAGTACTGCGAGAAGAGAGACCCTCACCTGGCCTGTGTTGCATATGAAAGAGGACAGTGTGACCAGGAATTGATTAAT gtgtgtaatgaAAACTCGCTGTTCAAAAGTCTGTCACGCTACCTTGTGCGTCGCAAGAACCCTGAGCTGTGGGCTAGTGTGCTGCTGGAGACCAACAACTACAGAAGACCACTCATCGACCAG GTTGTCCAGACAGCCTTGACGGAGACCCAGGATCCTGAGGAGGTGTCTGTCACAGTTAAAGCTTTCATGACCGCTGACCTTCCCAATGAGCTCATTGAGCTATTGGAGAAGATTGTCCTGGATAACTCCGTCTTCAGTGAGCACAG AAACCTCCAGAACCTGCTCATTTTGACAGCGATTAAAGCCGATAGGACCCGGGTCATGGAATACATCAACCGTCTGGACAACTATGACGCCCCAGATATTGCAAACATCGCCATTAGCAATGAGTTGTTTGAAGAGGCCTTTGCTATTTTTAGGAAATTTGATGTCAACACTTCTGCTGTGCAG GTTCTGATCGAGCACATTGGTAACCTGGACAGAGCTTATGAGTTTGCCGAGCGCTGCAACGAACCCCCGGTTTGGAGTCAGCTGGCAAAAGCCCAGCTCCAGAAGGGCCTGGTCAAAGAAGCTATTGACTCCTACATCAAGGCCGATGACCCCTCTGCTTACATGGAGGTGGGACAAGCTGCAGCTCAAAGTG GCAACTGGGAGGACCTGGTGAAGTTTCTGCAGATGGCCCGCAAGAAGGCTCGAGAGTCTTATGTTGAAACTGAGCTAATCTTTGCTTTGGCTAAGACAAACCGCCTTGCTGAGCTGGAAGAGTTTATAAATGGACCAAATAATGCTCACATACAGCAA GTAGGTGACAGGTGCTACGACGACAAGATGTATGATGCAGCAAAGCTGCTTTACAACAACGTGTCCAACTTTGGCCGCCTGGCCTCCACTCTTGTGCACCTGGGGGAGTACCAGGCAGCTGTAGACGGAGCTCGCAAAGCCAACAGCACCCGTACCTGGAAGGAG GTCTGTTTTGCATGCGTTGAAGGGAAGGAGTTCCGGCTTGCCCAAATGTGCGGCCTGCACATTGTTGTACATGCTGATGAGCTGGAGGAACTCATCAACTACTACCAG GATCGTGGCTACTTTGAGGAGCTAATCACCATGCTGGAGGCCGCTTTGGGACTGGAGCGGGCTCATATGGGAATGTTCACAGAGCTGGCAATCCTCTACTCCAAATTCAAACCCCAAAAAATGAGAGAGCACTTAGAGCTCTTCTGGTCCCGTGTTAACATTCCAAAG GTTCTCAGGGCAGCTGAACAGGCGCACCTCTGGGCAGAGCTGGTCTTCCTCTACGATAAGTATGAAGAATACGACAATGCCATCATCACCATGATGAACCATCCTGCTAATGCCTGGAAAGAGGGCCAGTTCAAAGACATTGTAACCAAG GTGGCCAATGTGGAGCTGTATTACAAAGCTACCCAGTTTTATTTGGAGTTCAAACCCTTGTTATTAAATGACTTGCTCATCGTTCTCTCACCAAGGCTGGACCACACGCGTGCTGTCAACTTTTTTAGCAAG ATGAAGCATCTACCGCTGGTTAAACCATACCTCAGGTCGGTCCAGAATCACAACAACAAATCTGTCAATGAGGCTCTCAACAACCTCTTCATTGTCGAGGAAGACTATGTG GCACTGCGCACTTCAATCGATGCTTACGACAACTTTGACAACATCTCGCTGGCCCAAGGCCTGGAGAAGCACGAGTTGATCGAGTTCAGAAGGATCGCGGCATACCTTTTTAAGGGCAACAATCGCTGGAAACAAAGTGTGGAGCTTTGCAAGAAGGACAAGCTTTACAAG GATGCCATGCAGTACGCATCTGAGTCCAAAGACATCGAACTGGCAGAGGAGCTGCTTGCTTGGTTCCTGGAGGAGGACAAGAAGGAGTGTTTTGCTGCCTGCCTGTTTACGTGCTACGACTTGTTGCGGCCGGACGTGGTGCTGGAGACCGCCTGGAGGCACAACATCATGGACTTTTCCATGCCATACTTCATCCAGGTCATGCGGGAATATCTCAGTAAG GTGGACAAATTGGAAGCCTCTGAGTCCTTAAGGAAACAGGAAGAACAGGCCACAGAATCTCAACCAATTGTTTATG GCACACCGCAGCTCATGCTAACGGCAGGGTCCAACGTGGCGGTGCCCCCCCAGCAGGCGTACGGCTACGGCTACACAGCAGCACCAGGCTACGTACAGCCGGCACCACCACAGACCAACTTTGGATACGGCATGTGA